In the Eremothecium cymbalariae DBVPG#7215 chromosome 7, complete sequence genome, one interval contains:
- the TAF3 gene encoding Taf3p (similar to Ashbya gossypii AGL015W): MTSAQGFHFGILRISMMQLLKAHGFDRAKPSTIDTFADLYIKFFSLLLQEVQKLALARMTADDSICLQDITLALQNLGLVKPVDILDVYEANPELPSDIGFRRLKDWCVNSSSAVDARLYNTPIPELLKVKEGSNNKATNKPLSLIPEYINQLNSGKKNEEDDNEETELVDSMINNGDMDDWIRFMITRQKVSVFKKISGKMPKDIESLPAIPGLKNSVLSRNKPVANGEHVPVVLSDELNQESSNNIAALTSKLPMSNMENRLENISLSFERDSDIDIEDTSTYHAPIEVYDPESSHFSQQFDHQYRDFDEFEATTGDGGLNLGQTHNTEYQELEDMQNTFERRESLVYDGDTYEFNNLN, from the coding sequence ATGACATCCGCTCAAGGTTTTCACTTTGGAATACTTCGTATTTCGATGATGCAGTTATTAAAAGCGCATGGTTTTGACCGAGCTAAACCTTCTACGATTGATACATTTGCCGACTTGTACATTAAGTTCTTTTCTTTGCTGCTGCAAGAGGTTCAAAAGCTTGCTCTAGCACGGATGACGGCTGATGATTCGATATGTCTTCAGGATATAACGTTGGCATTGCAAAATTTGGGTTTAGTCAAGCCAGTGGATATATTAGATGTGTACGAGGCTAATCCAGAATTACCCAGTGATATAGGGTTCCGAAGGTTAAAGGATTGGTGTGTGAATAGCTCATCGGCGGTTGATGCCAGGTTGTATAATACGCCTATTCCAGAGCTTTTGAAGGTTAAAGAGGGGAGTAATAACAAGGCGACAAACAAGCCATTGTCGTTGATACCCGAATACATAAACCAGTTAAATAGTGGCAAGAAAAATGAGGAGGATGATAATGAGGAGACTGAGCTTGTAGATTCTATGATTAATAATGGTGACATGGATGATTGGATAAGGTTCATGATTACGAGGCAAAAGGTAAGTGTATTCAAGAAGATTTCTGGGAAAATGCCCAAAGATATAGAAAGCTTACCTGCGATTCCAGGGTTAAAGAACTCTGTTCTAAGTAGGAATAAACCGGTAGCAAATGGAGAACATGTACCTGTTGTTTTATCAGATGAACTGAACCAAGAAAGTTCTAATAATATTGCAGCTCTCACTTCCAAGCTGCCGATGTCCAATATGGAAAACAGATTAGAAAATATTTCACTTTCATTTGAAAGAGACtctgatattgatataGAAGATACATCAACATATCATGCTCCTATAGAAGTTTATGATCCCGAATCTAGTCATTTTTCACAGCAGTTTGATCACCAGTATAGGGATTTCGATGAATTTGAAGCTACTACCGGTGATGGTGGTTTAAACCTAGGTCAAACGCATAATACTGAATATCAAGAATTAGAAGATATGCAGAATACTTTCGAACGGAGAGAATCTCTGGTTTACGATGGTGACACTTATGAATTTAATAACCTTAATTAA
- the RRP12 gene encoding mRNA-binding protein RRP12 (similar to Ashbya gossypii AGL014C) produces MDSEQVTQSLELEERLSRIRSQCNSKLDNQKHIAIILSAVEENMDEQQATNKNFVSYLISFMSLLDQSIDATTNQIQDVQLASSSTYLLDLLFQFTQKKILRSKFSELLMKIAPCITDERATPPLIRSAIGCLESLLIAQDAQAWNNTQQLAVNPVRGLSGLLELSLDARSKIRKRAQDGISKILSNPPPSPSTEHIAAPIIANFAVKALASILDEASNISNKKLRAMGGSEDLNSRVIRVLKLINTITSTNQWPSQLTEQLCDLLLEVSRSSNQYLVSNAFNCFESLFKSMAESSVSSGLAEDKFLKVIDIIFSMKPSNTDSHLAVPWIAVIAKGVTTYAFHQPMKCLIKLPEIFNIMTFYLSSETPEVYFNTAQCLITLLTDAVKDELLLYPPAVTTEVYESVDEVISKLAEIFTGYLSINFTHCSKDVLNVLSVAFKKFKHRCNPDFIKPLEIVGNWRTNEENSLDFKNEAEQVIGSAIQGMGPEVVLGAIPLNLENQSDSRPGRAWLLPIIRDNTRKSKLSVFTKQLMPLIQFFESKYDNLDSASVQLRLLQTIVHQLWSTLPHFCDLPSDLREVFTDQFAADLSSAMYSKVELRTIICNSLKQLVESNMLYARDGTTPDVLLEQQFPISEAEKNLEYLSTKASNILAVLFNIYTQTTPNSRSYTLETIEAYLRIASPRDLSKTFDNVCALLKDAMEKESVAQKNMNQNKMSATLLDLIVVMTKFIPESSYGALFSIFNTIVNSPDSLTQKRAYRIITNLSQLERGSEAVLGYLSDIEKVMIESAQTVQTASKASRLAAIKILITLLPPDHLSFIVQLVAEVILCCKDVNEKSREAAFGTLITMCTKMQDSTGIVKLSQIPGYDTSSPDQPSSVTEFFKIMSAGLIGNSQHMVSATITAYSCLVFEFKNHLEPQVLTDIYDTIELYLTSNSREIVKSTIGFCKVCCLSLPDEFMRPKIPALIPKLLRWSHEHTGHFKSRVKHIIERLIRRFGYDFIEANFPEEDKRLLANIRKIRNRNKRKAEEEEGEEGVSNMSMPSTKSSRFMSAVDEALYDSSDEDDENEKEEDMENGKKGTKRYIVESNGDPLDLLDSQTLAHISSQKPKKISNHGQNKKFSNNGILSFDNEGKLVVKGKEEIEDEDPLKSINSGIDAYLEALKSGPIKGQKGRLKYKRDNKGTDGISDDDEPIPSNSSINSRKHNKVGKKKGMYKNKRKF; encoded by the coding sequence ATGGACTCCGAGCAAGTTACCCAGTCACTAGAACTGGAAGAAAGGCTATCCCGAATTCGATCACAATGTAATTCTAAGTTGGATAACCAGAAACACATCGCTATCATCTTATCCGCCGTTGAGGAAAATATGGATGAGCAGCAGGCGACTAACAAAAACTTTGTTAGCTACTTGATTTCGTTCATGTCTTTGTTAGATCAATCAATTGACGCAACTACCAATCAAATTCAAGATGTTCAGTTGGCTTCCTCGTCTACTTATCTATTAGACTTGCTATTCCAATTCacacaaaagaaaatactAAGATCTAAATTTTCTGAAttgttaatgaaaataGCGCCATGTATTACTGATGAACGAGCTACTCCACCGTTAATTAGGTCAGCTATAGGTTGCTTAGAGTCGTTGCTTATAGCGCAAGACGCACAGGCATGGAATAATACACAACAGTTGGCCGTTAACCCTGTTAGAGGCTTAAGTGGTCTACTTGAGTTATCTCTGGATGCAAGATCGAAAATCAGGAAGAGGGCGCAAGATGGTATTAGTAAAATTTTGTCCAATCCCCCACCATCGCCCTCAACAGAACATATAGCGGCTCCAATAATCGCTAATTTTGCAGTGAAAGCTTTGGCAAGTATTCTTGATGAggcttcaaatatttcaaacaaGAAGCTCAGAGCTATGGGTGGATCCgaagatttgaattcaAGAGTGATCCGCGTtttgaaattgataaaCACTATCACTTCTACCAATCAATGGCCGTCGCAGTTGACTGAACAACTTTGCGATTTATTACTAGAAGTGTCTAGGTCTTCCAATCAATACTTGGTATCAAATGCCTTTAACTGCTTTGAATCCCTTTTTAAGTCTATGGCAGAGTCTAGCGTTTCCTCTGGATTGGCGGAAGACAAGTTTCTAAAGGTCATAGATATCATCTTTTCTATGAAACCGTCAAATACCGATTCACATTTAGCTGTTCCATGGATTGCAGTTATAGCTAAAGGTGTCACAACGTATGCTTTTCATCAACCGATGAAGTGTCTGATCAAGCTTCCagaaatattcaacatcATGACATTCTATTTATCCAGTGAAACCCCAGAAGTTTACTTCAACACTGCTCAATGTTTAATTACTCTTCTCACAGATGCTGTCAAAGACGAATTATTGTTATACCCACCGGCAGTAACTACGGAGGTTTATGAATCGGTTGATGAAGTTATCTCAAAGTTGGCAGAAATTTTCACAGGCTATCTATCTATTAACTTCACTCACTGTTCCAAAGATGTTCTAAATGTACTCTCGGTGgcctttaaaaaatttaaaCATAGATGTAATCCAGATTTTATCAAACCGTTGGAAATTGTTGGTAACTGGAGGActaatgaagaaaattcCCTAGATTTCAAGAATGAAGCAGAACAAGTTATTGGTAGTGCAATTCAAGGTATGGGACCTGAAGTTGTTTTGGGAGCCATCCCATTAAACTTAGAAAACCAATCCGACAGCAGACCTGGTAGAGCTTGGCTGCTGCCAATAATCAGAGATAACACTAGAAAGTCTAAGTTATCTGTTTTTACCAAACAATTGATGCCATTAATTCAATTTTTCGAGTCTAAATATGATAATCTTGACAGTGCTTCTGTCCAACTTAGATTACTTCAAACCATTGTACACCAATTATGGTCTACTTTGCCACATTTTTGTGATTTGCCAAGTGATTTAAGAGAGGTGTTTACAGATCAATTTGCTGCTGATCTATCTTCTGCAATGTATTCTAAAGTTGAACTGAGAACCATAATTTGCAATTCGTTAAAACAACTAGTCGAAAGCAATATGCTTTACGCTAGGGATGGTACTACTCCAGATGTTTTACTGGAACAGCAGTTTCCAATCTCTGAAGCTGAGAAGAATTTGGAGTACTTATCCACAAaagcttcaaatattttggctGTGCTATTTAATATTTACACTCAAACTACACCAAATTCTAGAAGTTATACTTTGGAAACTATTGAAGCATATTTGAGAATTGCATCACCTAGAGACTTGTCGAAGACTTTTGACAATGTTTGTGCTCTACTTAAAGATGCAATGGAAAAAGAATCGGTTGcccaaaaaaatatgaatcAGAATAAAATGAGTGCCACGTTATTGGATTTGATTGTCGTTATGACTAAGTTTATCCCAGAATCTTCTTATGGCGctttgttttctatttttAACACTATCGTCAATTCACCAGATTCTCTGACTCAAAAAAGAGCATACAGAATTATAACTAATCTCTCGCAACTAGAAAGAGGTTCTGAAGCCGTCTTGGGATATCTTTCTGATATAGAAAAGGTCATGATTGAATCAGCACAAACTGTACAAACTGCATCTAAGGCTAGTAGATTGGCAGccataaaaatattgataacGTTGTTGCCACCAGATCATCTTTCTTTCATTGTTCAATTAGTGGCAGAAGTTATACTATGTTGTAAAGATGTTAATGAAAAGTCTAGGGAGGCGGCATTTGGCACTTTGATCACAATGTGTACAAAAATGCAAGATTCAACAGGAATTGTTAAGTTATCTCAAATCCCTGGTTATGACACCTCCAGTCCAGACCAACCTTCATCGGTTACTGAATTCTTTAAGATCATGTCTGCAGGGTTAATTGGTAACTCTCAGCACATGGTCAGCGCGACAATTACCGCGTATTCTTGTCtggtttttgaatttaaaaatcACCTAGAGCCCCAGGTCTTGACCGATATATATGATACCATTGAGTTGTATTTGACTTCCAACTCCAGAGAAATTGTCAAAAGTACAATTGGATTTTGTAAGGTTTGTTGTTTAAGTCTTCCCGATGAGTTCATGAGACCAAAAATACCTGCTCTAATTCCAAAGTTGTTACGCTGGTCACATGAGCATACTGGACATTTCAAATCGAGAGTTAAGcatattattgaaagatTAATCAGAAGATTTGGTTATGATTTCATTGAGGCTAATTTCCCGGAAGAGGATAAGAGATTATTGGCTAACATTAGAAAAATCCGTAATAGAAACAAGCGGAAggctgaagaagaagaaggtgaGGAAGGAGTTTCTAATATGTCTATGCCTTCTACGAAGAGTTCTAGGTTCATGTCTGCAGTTGATGAAGCTCTTTACGACTCttcagatgaagatgatgaaaacgAAAAGGAAGAGGACATGGAGAATGGGAAAAAGGGAACCAAACGATACATTGTAGAATCTAACGGCGATCCTTTAGATCTTTTGGATTCTCAAACTTTGGCCCATATTTCCTCCCAAAAGCCAAAGAAAATTTCTAATCACGGCCAAAACAAGAAGTTTTCCAATAATGGGATCTTAAGTTTCGACAATGAGGGCAAGTTGGTAGTTAAGGGTAAGGAAGAAatagaagatgaagatcCACTAAAGTCAATCAACAGTGGTATCGATGCCTATTTAGAAGCTCTAAAGAGTGGTCCAATTAAGGGCCAGAAGGGAAGGTTGAAGTACAAGCGGGACAACAAAGGAACAGATGGGATCAGTGACGATGATGAACCTATTCCTTCCAACTCTAGCATAAATTCGAGAAAGCACAATAAAGTTGGTAAAAAGAAAGGCATGTATaagaacaagagaaaaTTCTGA
- the MRPS16 gene encoding mitochondrial 37S ribosomal protein bS16m (similar to Ashbya gossypii AGL013W), translated as MTKGLVRIRLARFGRKHSPIYNIVVANSHKATHRKPIEVIGTYNPIPKPLTKKEIREGVMPVKDIELDFQRTKYWIGVGAQPSETVTRLLKKCGVLSPEWGKQYGSSREVVAARQEVIE; from the coding sequence ATGACTAAAGGGTTGGTGAGAATAAGATTAGCTAGGTTTGGTAGAAAGCATTCTCCAATTTACAACATTGTTGTAGCAAACTCGCATAAAGCCACTCATAGAAAACCAATAGAAGTGATCGGAACTTATAATCCAATTCCTAAACCGTTAACAAAGAAGGAAATTAGAGAAGGTGTGATGCCTGTGAAGGATATTGAATTGGATTTTCAGAGAACTAAGTATTGGATTGGTGTCGGGGCACAGCCTAGTGAAACCGTAACAagattgttgaagaaatgcGGAGTCTTGAGTCCTGAATGGGGAAAGCAATATGGTTCAAGCAGAGAGGTGGTTGCAGCTAGACAGGAAGTTATTGAATGA
- the CIP1 gene encoding Cip1p (similar to Ashbya gossypii AGL012C) gives MRESTLSFNPEFVGSSGSKHGNSILLEEIYPHCGYPKTSHCKESRPRLKVNTSLATSLVPIDYGPEIPFTFEEGCELGGSSSSVFDSAASSMYNMDYGTEISAGYREDVSQMDLTPVHTPVNRLDPFFKRCNDSVTSLASSVSDFSDCTPLSPQPNFTPDFVRLLLNTYYLACSDSTGTPFDHNNPPSGILNKVAKLAVEISDRDGLEIGCGRDKWLLTAIRKRILQEVRKEAYLSRNSSLMSLPSTPYQFDENASDINGFFLDQLQYDYPNLHADYQSFQGYPLCIFTGQLESATPFSIMSPMEHESFKSNSSVTTRCRSRSASIHLSDPQCSATSVFNDKSGNDSTIDTKLSPLTPARTQEISVTF, from the coding sequence ATGAGAGAGAGTACTTTGTCATTTAACCCAGAATTTGTGGGTAGTTCTGGTAGCAAACACGGAAATTCGATATTACTGGAGGAGATTTATCCTCATTGTGGGTACCCCAAGACGAGCCATTGTAAAGAGTCGCGTCCAAGATTGAAAGTCAACACGAGTTTGGCCACATCGTTGGTTCCTATTGATTATGGACCTGAAATTCCGTTTACTTTTGAGGAGGGGTGTGAATTAGGTGGCAGTAGTAGttctgtttttgatagTGCTGCAAGCAGCATGTACAACATGGATTATGGGACGGAAATTTCCGCTGGTTATCGGGAAGACGTTTCTCAGATGGATTTGACACCTGTTCATACACCAGTGAACAGGTTAGATCCCTTTTTCAAGAGATGCAATGACAGTGTTACATCTCTGGCCAGTTCAGTTTCCGATTTTTCAGATTGCACACCTTTGAGCCCACAGCCTAACTTCACTCCTGACTTCGTTAGGCTGCTTTTAAACACATATTATTTGGCGTGTTCGGATTCGACAGGCACACCGTTTGATCATAACAATCCTCCTTCAGGAATTTTAAACAAAGTCGCTAAACTGGCCGTCGAGATATCAGATCGTGATGGTTTAGAAATTGGTTGTGGCCGAGATAAGTGGCTTTTGACTGCAATCAGGAAACGGATTTTGCAGGAAGTTAGAAAAGAGGCTTATTTATCCAGAAATAGTTCACTAATGTCACTTCCATCCACTCCATACCAATTTGACGAAAACGCCAGTGATATTAACGGTTTCTTTTTAGATCAGCTGCAATATGATTATCCTAATCTGCATGCTGATTATCAGTCATTTCAAGGTTACCCATTATGTATTTTTACGGGGCAGTTAGAATCTGCAACACCTTTTAGCATTATGTCACCAATGGAGCACGAATCCTTTAAAAGTAATAGTTCCGTTACAACTCGCTGCAGATCCAGAAGCGCTTCAATTCACCTTTCAGATCCCCAATGTTCAGCAACATCTGTTTTCAACGACAAGAGCGGCAATGACAGCACAATTGATACTAAACTGTCTCCGCTCACCCCTGCCCGTACTCAAGAGATCTCGGTCACATTTTAA
- a CDS encoding uncharacterized protein (similar to Ashbya gossypii AGL011C): MSSPIFLSNRGNLDYVYVVHGMVIAVRGSVNSLLELSAGQRMMLVQVSVACMILHMVIRVFKIYLEVLGEICGVGLVIVCLMECVMGTGLDQMFWESFLKLDSRRRQRAVMHKLSSVSPILTRQAGSRLLAPLSLSYILLRKGALVLLVVWVPSKWTRALVFLWSFCQLQHRTDPEIALLATVVMSLYSFRTSLAWHINLVSHLWALELCIKMLLTPYLNGIPFSKDERDVWFESRLSILYGFGAIIYSLIIKYPALSSLIMLIAYSSVAELIHEVSDPLPENVALGSRQLFRWVSEQVLWVQEEKTNQRKKIE; the protein is encoded by the coding sequence ATGAGCTCGCCaatatttctttcaaatcGAGGAAATTTAGATTATGTATATGTGGTTCATGGGATGGTGATTGCAGTGCGGGGGAGTGTTAACAGTCTGCTGGAGTTGAGCGCAGGACAGAGAATGATGTTGGTGCAGGTAAGTGTTGCATGTATGATTCTTCACATGGTGATACGGGTGTTTAAGATTTATTTAGAGGTTTTGGGAGAGATATGTGGGGTGGGGCTTGTGATAGTGTGTTTGATGGAATGTGTCATGGGCACAGGCCTGGACCAGATGTTCTGGGAGTCATTTCTGAAGCTAGATTcgcggcggcggcagcgTGCAGTCATGCATAAGTTGTCTTCAGTATCACCCATACTAACAAGGCAAGCTGGGAGCCGATTGCTAGCGCCTTTATCCTTGTCGTATATCTTATTAAGAAAGGGAGCTTTAGTTCTGCTAGTGGTCTGGGTACCTTCAAAGTGGACAAGGGCCTTGGTATTCCTTTGGTCATTTTGTCAATTGCAGCATCGGACGGATCCAGAGATAGCACTTCTTGCGACAGTAGTGATGTCCCTCTACAGTTTTAGGACATCTTTGGCTTGGCATATCAACCTTGTAAGTCATTTATGGGCCCTTGAACTATGTATCAAGATGCTGTTGACACCATATCTTAACGGTATCCCATTTTCTAAAGATGAACGAGACGTATGGTTCGAATCCAGACTTTCTATTCTGTACGGTTTCGGTGCAATTATATACAGCcttatcatcaaatatcCGGCATTGAGTAGTCTGATAATGCTTATCGCGTATTCTTCAGTCGCAGAGTTGATACATGAGGTATCTGACCCTCTGCCAGAAAATGTTGCGTTAGGTAGTAGGCAGCTGTTCAGGTGGGTATCCGAGCAAGTTCTTTGGGTCCAAGAAGAGAAAACCAACCAGCGTAAGAAAATAGAATAG
- the TFC8 gene encoding transcription factor TFIIIC subunit TFC8 (similar to Ashbya gossypii AGL009C), which yields MRRAKFITNFRTLDKHQFQHLQNRMKNLRDLVIPRKELRCWEDSLAWARDGTLYITTIPEVTICQSLFKRQVNMQAKSLFHVKEYPMKVENKFEFLSTDRNVLINSQPEPGVVSCIPSPTNGYILVLTNNANVILFEGQTCISQIDEEMRGFNERSYRSMCWGPDGKRLAIGNENSELIIFTIDGIDTSSPKVVHERTIQLTDNQDEWVIGICWDRYTIVAYTTTSSIFTISTTNYKPQMILNESVHHISDVRIMENNVLVTRVGSFHRIDISSGRCDNLALGPYGDFYIVPIPNQKTIVLLSNKTSCKVQLQGALKLENDDIISPFVEAKLKRWNTVFNEFKKYETAFSIYGISTSPDGYSLAILYDIERVSFKYRILSELQYRIMFIPLADVWRITSASSGLAWYQNYHIYNSEVPENIEETGDILFDNSLDFISFLQQLRSSKEVNCLRFKNLITETPSDEWYKSILFSYAVKNLDRIVNPLDKACVVSLAKILKQDIGISDSKVEMKGEFISENFDFHKNNHPETVQSEDGNVWRRCAITYLPLLTTKVKFCPVSGQRIIDIHRDPFNDYGWFTKTLLEVFNDESIYTGTKMVTI from the coding sequence atgcgTCGCGCGAAATTCATAACAAACTTCAGAACCCTGGATAAACATCAGTTCCagcatcttcaaaacaGGATGAAAAACTTGAGGGATCTTGTGATCCCAAGGAAGGAACTTAGGTGCTGGGAGGATAGCCTAGCATGGGCTAGAGATGGTACTTTGTATATTACTACGATTCCTGAGGTTACTATATGTCAGTCGTTATTTAAGAGACAGGTAAACATGCAAGCTAAAAGCTTATTTCATGTTAAGGAATATCCTATGAAGGTTGAAaataaatttgaatttcTATCGACAGATCGGAATGTGTTAATCAATTCACAGCCTGAGCCAGGTGTTGTAAGCTGTATTCCTTCTCCCACGAACGGTTATATATTGGTGCTAACCAATAATGCTAATGTAATTCTATTTGAAGGTCAGACATGTATTAGCCAAATAGATGAGGAGATGAGGGGCTTCAATGAGCGATCATACCGATCTATGTGCTGGGGTCCTGACGGTAAGCGTCTTGCTATTGGAAATGAGAATTCTGAGTTGATTATATTTACTATTGATGGAATTGATACATCATCACCGAAGGTGGTACACGAGCGCACTATCCAGTTAACGGATAATCAAGATGAATGGGTTATTGGTATTTGTTGGGATAGATATACTATTGTGGCTTATACTACTACAAGTTCTATCTTTACAATATCAACTACCAATTATAAGCCCcaaatgattttgaatgaaTCTGTGCATCATATATCAGATGTACGCATTATGGAAAATAATGTCTTAGTAACCCGTGTGGGAAGTTTTCACAGAATTGACATTTCTTCAGGCAGATGTGATAACCTTGCTTTAGGTCCTTATGGTGATTTTTATATTGTTCCAATACCTAACCAAAAAACCATAGTCCTGTTATCCAACAAAACTAGTTGTAAAGTTCAGCTTCAAGGTGCACTAAAGCTAGAAAACGATGATATTATCTCACCATTTGTTGAAGCTAAACTCAAAAGGTGGAACACAGTGTTTAAtgagtttaaaaaatatgagACAGCATTCAGCATTTATGGTATATCTACCTCTCCAGATGGCTATTCGTTAGCTATCCTCTATGATATTGAAAGGGTGAGTTTTAAGTACCGGATTCTTTCTGAACTGCAATACCGAATTATGTTCATACCATTAGCAGATGTATGGAGAATAACTTCTGCTTCATCAGGTTTGGCATGGTATCAAAACTATCATATCTACAATTCTGAAGTTCCAGAAAACATAGAAGAAACAGGAGATATTCTCTTTGACAACAGTTTAGATTTTATATCCTTTTTACAGCAGCTCCGCTCTTCCAAAGAGGTAAATTGTTTAAGATTTAAGAATCTAATTACGGAAACGCCGTCTGATGAATGGTATAAatcaattttattttcctaCGCTgtcaaaaatttggatCGTATAGTAAATCCGCTAGATAAAGCTTGCGTTGTATCCTTGGcaaaaattctaaagcAAGATATTGGTATTTCAGATTCTAAGGTCGAGATGAAAGGAGAATTCATCTCGGAGAATTTCGATTTCCACAAAAATAACCACCCAGAAACTGTTCAATCTGAGGATGGAAATGTCTGGAGAAGATGTGCTATTACATACCTTCCTTTATTGACTACAAAGGTAAAATTCTGTCCTGTAAGTGGCCAACGTATTATAGATATTCACAGAGACCCGTTTAATGATTATGGTTGGTTTACAAAAACACTACTGGAGGTGTTTAATGATGAAAGTATTTACACAGGCACCAAAATGGTAACAATATAG